Proteins co-encoded in one Salarias fasciatus chromosome 4, fSalaFa1.1, whole genome shotgun sequence genomic window:
- the rad23aa gene encoding RAD23 homolog A, nucleotide excision repair protein a isoform X2: protein MQITLKTLQQQTIQIEIDPEQTVKALKEKIEAERGKDNFPVSGQKLIYAGKILQDDTPIKDYKIDEKNFVVVMVSKAKPAAAAASPPVSEAPKPPVQDSGSTSTAAPATNPAPASATTPTPAAVPIPPEEDKQEPSAAATEPQQPASSSGGGQGLDASSALVTGAEYEVMVTEIMSMGYERERVVAALRASYNNPHRAVEYLLTGIPSSPVQESNPPPAQAPTSGPTEAPSLAEGENPLAFLRTQPQFLHMRQAIQQNPALLPALLQQLGRENPQLLQQISEHQERFIQMLNEPVGEGVDAPEVGEMGAAGEEGAPVNYIQVTPQEKEAIERLKALGFPEALVIQAYFACEKNENLAANFLLNQGLEDD from the exons ATGCAGATCACGCTgaaaactctgcagcagcagacgatTCAGATCGAGATAGACCCCGAACAAACG GTGAAGGCCTTGAAAGAGAAGATAGAGGCAGAAAGAGGGAAAGACAACTTTCCGGTGTCCGGCCAGAAGCTGATATACGCCGGGAAAATCTTGCAAGATGACACGCCGATCAAAGACTACAAAATAGACGAGAAGAATTTCGTGGTCGTCATGGTGTCGAAG GCTAAacccgccgctgccgccgcctcgccgccggtCTCAGAAGCCCCCAAGCCCCCCGTACAGGACTCCGGCTCCACGTCGACAGCTGCCCCGGCCACGAACCCGGCCCCGGCCTCAGCCACAACCCCGACCCCCGCAGCTGTCCCCATTCCTCCCGAGGAGGACAAACAGgagccgagcgccgccgccacagaACCACAGCAGCCAGCCAG CTCCAGCGGTGGAGGTCAGGGCTTGGACGCCTCCTCAGCGCTGG TGACCGGAGCCGAGTACGAAGTGATGGTGACGGAGATCATGTCCATGGGCTACGAGAGGGAGAGGGTGGTGGCCGCGCTACGGGCCAGCTACAACAACCCCCACCGAGCCGTGGAGTACCTGCTGACt GGGATTCCCAGCAGCCCGGTGCAGGAGAGTAACCCCCCCCCAGCGCAGGCTCCCACATCTGGACCCACAGAAGCCCCGTCTCTAGCAGAAG GAGAGAACCCGCTTGCATTCCTGCGCACGCAGCCCCAGTTCCTGCACATGCGACAGGCCATCCAGCAGAACCCGGCGCTGCTGccggcgctgctgcagcagctcggccGGGAGAAcccgcagctcctccag CAAATCAGCGAGCACCAGGAGCGATTCATCCAGATGCTGAACGAGCCGGTGGGAGAGGGCGTGGACGCGCCGGAGGTCGGGGAGAtgggggcggcgggggaggagggCGCGCCCGTCAACTACATCCAGGTCACACCTCAGGAGAAGGAAGCCATCGAGAGG TTAAAAGCGCTGGGCTTCCCCGAGGCCCTGGTCATCCAGGCCTACTTCGCCTGCGAGAAGAACGAGAACCTGGCGGCCAACTTTCTCCTCAACCAGGGACTGGAAGACGACTGA
- the rad23aa gene encoding RAD23 homolog A, nucleotide excision repair protein a isoform X1: MQITLKTLQQQTIQIEIDPEQTVKALKEKIEAERGKDNFPVSGQKLIYAGKILQDDTPIKDYKIDEKNFVVVMVSKAKPAAAAASPPVSEAPKPPVQDSGSTSTAAPATNPAPASATTPTPAAVPIPPEEDKQEPSAAATEPQQPASSSGGGQGLDASSALAGSEIDLTLTGAEYEVMVTEIMSMGYERERVVAALRASYNNPHRAVEYLLTGIPSSPVQESNPPPAQAPTSGPTEAPSLAEGENPLAFLRTQPQFLHMRQAIQQNPALLPALLQQLGRENPQLLQQISEHQERFIQMLNEPVGEGVDAPEVGEMGAAGEEGAPVNYIQVTPQEKEAIERLKALGFPEALVIQAYFACEKNENLAANFLLNQGLEDD; the protein is encoded by the exons ATGCAGATCACGCTgaaaactctgcagcagcagacgatTCAGATCGAGATAGACCCCGAACAAACG GTGAAGGCCTTGAAAGAGAAGATAGAGGCAGAAAGAGGGAAAGACAACTTTCCGGTGTCCGGCCAGAAGCTGATATACGCCGGGAAAATCTTGCAAGATGACACGCCGATCAAAGACTACAAAATAGACGAGAAGAATTTCGTGGTCGTCATGGTGTCGAAG GCTAAacccgccgctgccgccgcctcgccgccggtCTCAGAAGCCCCCAAGCCCCCCGTACAGGACTCCGGCTCCACGTCGACAGCTGCCCCGGCCACGAACCCGGCCCCGGCCTCAGCCACAACCCCGACCCCCGCAGCTGTCCCCATTCCTCCCGAGGAGGACAAACAGgagccgagcgccgccgccacagaACCACAGCAGCCAGCCAG CTCCAGCGGTGGAGGTCAGGGCTTGGACGCCTCCTCAGCGCTGG CTGGATCAGAAATTGACTTAACAT TGACCGGAGCCGAGTACGAAGTGATGGTGACGGAGATCATGTCCATGGGCTACGAGAGGGAGAGGGTGGTGGCCGCGCTACGGGCCAGCTACAACAACCCCCACCGAGCCGTGGAGTACCTGCTGACt GGGATTCCCAGCAGCCCGGTGCAGGAGAGTAACCCCCCCCCAGCGCAGGCTCCCACATCTGGACCCACAGAAGCCCCGTCTCTAGCAGAAG GAGAGAACCCGCTTGCATTCCTGCGCACGCAGCCCCAGTTCCTGCACATGCGACAGGCCATCCAGCAGAACCCGGCGCTGCTGccggcgctgctgcagcagctcggccGGGAGAAcccgcagctcctccag CAAATCAGCGAGCACCAGGAGCGATTCATCCAGATGCTGAACGAGCCGGTGGGAGAGGGCGTGGACGCGCCGGAGGTCGGGGAGAtgggggcggcgggggaggagggCGCGCCCGTCAACTACATCCAGGTCACACCTCAGGAGAAGGAAGCCATCGAGAGG TTAAAAGCGCTGGGCTTCCCCGAGGCCCTGGTCATCCAGGCCTACTTCGCCTGCGAGAAGAACGAGAACCTGGCGGCCAACTTTCTCCTCAACCAGGGACTGGAAGACGACTGA
- the gng13b gene encoding guanine nucleotide-binding protein G(I)/G(S)/G(O) subunit gamma-13b → MDEMDLPQMKKEVESLKYQLAFKREKSSKTVTDLVKWIEDGVPEDPFLNPELMKNNPWVEKGKCILL, encoded by the exons ATGGATGAGATGGACCTGCCCCAGAtgaagaaggaggtggagagcCTCAAGTACCAGCTGGCTTTCAAAAGAGAGAAGTCGTCCAAAACAGTGACCGA cCTGGTAAAGTGGATAGAGGACGGCGTCCCAGAGGACCCCTTCCTGAACCCGGAGCTGATGAAGAACAACCCGTGGGTGGAGAAGGGGAAATGCATCCTCCTCTAG